The stretch of DNA CACATGGGAGCTCACCTCCGCGGACTCTGTTATTCCTCCCTCCTCCGCTGCAGTGAAAGAGTCCATTCCGGTTATCGACCTATCCGATCCTGATCACGTCACCACTAATCTGATAGGAAATGCGTGCCATACGTGGGGAGCGTTTCAGATAGCCAACCACGGGATTTCTCAGAAGCTCCTCGACGAAATTGAGTCTCTCTCGAAAACCCTTTTTGATATGCCGTCAGAGAAAAAGCTCGAGACTGCTTCCTCTGAGAAAGGAGTTAGTGGCTACGGAGAACCTCgaatctcttctttctttgagaAGAAGATGTGGTCTGAAGGGTTCACTATTGCCGATGGCTCTTACCGCAACCATTTCATTACTCTTTGGCCTCATGATCACATCAACAACTGGTAACGACCGTCCATTATATTAgacacattaatatatataaatattgatcaATATTGGACCTGGTGACGTGCAGCAGAATAATCGAAGAGTACAAGGACGAAATGGAAAAATTAGCGAATAGACTTATGTCTAGCATATTGGGCTCACTTGGTGTGACCGTGGACGACATAGAGTGGGGTCAGAAACCAGGGAACTCTGGATCAAAAGTGGGGCGAGGCGCCATACGGCTAAACCATTACCCGGTGTGTCCTGAACCAGAACGAGCCATGGGTCTAGCGGCTCATACAGACACCACAATCCTAACCATTCTGCACCAGAGCAACACGGGAGGGCTACAAGTGTTCAGGGAAGAGTCCGGTTGGGTTAACGTTGAGCCGAGTCCTGGTATTCTGGTGGTGAACATTGGCGATCTCTTTCACATCTTATCGAATGGGAAAATCCCAAGCGTGGTTCACCGAGCCAAAGTTAACCATACTCGGTCAAGGATTTCAATAGCGTATTTATGGTGTGGTCCAGCTGGTGATGATGTTGAAATCAAACCTATACCTAAGATCATCGGTCCGGTTGGACAATCTCTATACCGATCAGTTACTTGGAAGGAATATCTTCAAATAAAATACAAGGTTTTCGACAAGGCGTTCGACGCAATTAGGACTCGTTAATCCCACCAATTAAAATCAAAGTTGTAGTGGTTGTTAATTAAATTATGCGAAAACAGAGTTGCATCATTGTATGATTTGTCGAAAACAgagtttttattaataatatattgaaattttttaatacacACATGACTACGAATACTTAAAGCACAGCAATACGTTGGTTCAGGGGTTGACGCCGCAGTAGACTTGAAGGAGATCTTCGCTTGATTTCTTGAGGTTGAGGTACGACTCGTAGAAGCGGAGGAGGCCGTCGTGCTCGAAAGGGTTGTAACGGAGGGGATGTTCGTCGTCGACAAGCTCCTCCGGCGTACGAATCGTGCCCTTGTGGAAggagaaaaaccctaaagagTAACGAATCTCATCAGCGCTCATCACTACCTTGTGGTAACATGCCTTTATCCTATCGTTACTCCACGCCTTTGatcaaaaaacacaaacaacaacgatttcaaattttaattagggttagggttgatCGGTGTATTCGGATTTAGAACTCACCGTCAGACCCATGCCGGAGAGAACGACGAATCTTGTCGGCGAGGGTTTAAACCGGACCCATTGATCGGTCATGGTTTTTAGTTGGAGACCACCGACGTGGTTCTGGTGGAGGATACTCATGAAACTCTTATCAGTATGTGATACAAAACCAGTGTTTGCTTCACCGTTTCGTTGTCTCCGGTAACTCAGCATCCTCAACAGGTATCGAGTTGACTCCGAATGACTCGCCGAGTGCTTCTTCTCGTCCATTCCGTAGCTCTCGTACAACATTCTCATCACCCTCTGCTCTAACTCGGCTAGTGCTGTTGCGTACTTATGTGTTGTTTCACTGCAAAATCAAAAGAGATGTGTTAACAAGCACGTACCCACTAGTTATGcaagtctttgttttttttacctgaAGGGATCGTTTCCTTGTGGCCAGAGTAGTTTAGAGAAGTCTTTGCAAGCTTGGTGCTCAGTTGCATAATCTATCCCCAAGCTTTCGTGGATCCGGTAATTCTCAACAACCATAGACATGTACCCGTGTGAGACCTTGTGGTTCTCGTTCTTGATCTTGATTTCGTACGGAAGATCATACATCTCCTTCATCCCGGTGAGCAAGTCCTCCCTTATATCTGATGTGACGCCATTGAAATCTGCCACAAACCAACCTTGCTCCTCCATTGCTCTTCTGACTTTGTCCCTGGTCGTGATCCAGTGACTCGTGCCTGGCACTAGCTTATCGCGGGAGAAGTCGAGGATAGGTAAGCATTGTTGCTCCTCATGTGAGTCCATTGGTGCCCAAAGCGAAAAAGGTGATGAATTTAGTGACTAGTCTAGccttgtatatatagattcatgTAATCAGTAGGCGTCAACTTCAACTGTACACATTCACAGTAGTGTTCAAATACGATCCTTTTATATAAAGGACAATACTTGGAGAAGATCCTGTTTTGGCTCTTTTGTGCGTCATCCTTCAAATTAAGTATCAGATTATTTGTTATACAATCATTAAGTACATACAGTAGTTGATTAATGGTCTCACATCACATAACGCAGCCCAATACATATCAACGCAAAATTGATACAGTATTCTTTTACTTGAATGAGTGTTTCCCATATATTAACAACACTCCATGAAACAGAGCACCAACCCCGTCGAGTGCAGATGGAACCGAAGACAGAAGATGCAATCGAGGCCACCACATACCCGGTTCCAAATAAGAAAGCACTTGATCAAGCAGTTCACAGTTAGACCGAACGAGGAGCAGCTTCAGAATCAACCTGCGATCCATCAGTCGACCGGGAAAACGGAGTAACCGAAGAAGAGTCTAACGTTCTTAGCTTGAGTAACAAGTAAAGAACAACTCCACACCCAAACCCTAAGGCGGCACTCGAGCCGGTCATAGACACAGCGGCGCATACCAACATGATGAAGGATTCTTCTTTTGTGTTCATGTCTTTAGAAGCCATTGCCAATTCAATCCCCGCAAATAACAACAGAACCCCAAGAATTCCAATCGGAAACTGGCTCAGAATCCTTACAAACGAGTTTCCAAACACGAGTCCCACAATCAGTTTCCCTATCCCAAGAAAGACAACGGACAACCCACTCCTTGCACCGAACCGGTACTGCCCTGCTAACCCGCCAGCACCGTGACAAACAGGCATAGCACCGAACCAGCAGCCGATTAAATTCATCACCCCAACGCTGACAGAGACTGTAGTGGCAGAGAGTTCCTTGTCAAACAAGTCACTGGATAATTTGCAAACGGCAATCACTGAGTTGAGAACAGACAGTGGAATCTGAGGAATCGCCGCTCTTACGAACCCGATCTTCCAATCATCCCAAGTAATTCTCAGAATATGGAACTTGGACGGGCCGAATTTAAGGTCTTTGAAAATGGACGGATCGCGTATGAAACAGAGCACCAACCCGATTATGAACACTACGAGCGCTGATGGAATCGAAGACAGAAGCCGCAGTCTCCTCCGGCGAGACTGGCTTCTTTCGTTGCTAGAAGTCTCTGCGGCCAAGTCTCCACCTTCTTCGGCATCTCTATCGCTGCCAGAGCCAGTGGACAAAATGATGAAGAGCAGAGCAGCTAGAGCCAAGATAAGGCCGTCGAGGCCGAGCCAAGTACGCGGAGAAGAAGAGGGCTTGAGAGTGGCAGTGTCGTAATTAAACCTGACGTATTTGATAGCGGTGAAGGCGAACTGAAGACCCTGAGAAAGCTGGACGCCGCGTACGACTGGGAGAGGGATCAGGTTGTAGAGGAAAGACATGGCTCCAGTGGCCCCGAGAAGGAGAAGCGTGGCAGCAGTGGAAGCTCCAGCGGCGGCGATCTGAGAAGGGGTGAGATGTGGGGACTCTGAAACGGCGACGGCGGCGATGGATTTCATGGGCTGGACGGGCATAGGGATGTCGAAGAGGAGACCGGTGGCGATGTTGTAGAATCCAGTGAAGATGAGAGTGGCTGAGAGATCGAGATTGGAGACTAAAGTTAGTGTTAGGACGATGGGGATGAAGGTACCCAAATCACCGACAGCGCCGGAGAGTTCAGAAGAAAGAGGGTTTTTGAGACGGAGACGACGGCGGAGCCACCCGCATCGGTTGCGATCACCGCCGGGTAGCAGAGGGGTGGTAGTTGTCTCCATGATGGGATCTACAGTGAAAtgagagctctctctctctatctgttGACAAATTCTAGTTTTATTACAAGAAACAAGATTGGGATACCCCTCTCAGTTGGATAAAAGACGGCTTTTCAGACAATCGATGAGtccatgttttgttttgttttttttgatatatcGACGTGTCATATGCTTTTGTATCCTTATTTAATTAGTAGTCCCTCATGAACAGAGAATTTATTGTTTCAACGGTTTCTCAACTACCTGCCGTTTTTTTCCCGCATTCACGCtgcccctttttttttttccttgtagtagcaagagaaatcaaaagtaTGGCTtcaacttaaaatattttggtgagTAGAAGAACTAAATCTAAACTTAATTCATATTAAAGTCATGTTACTTATAATCAATACACACAGACACAGGTTTATCAGTGAACGTAATACCACGTCGAACTGAAAAGAATGTTCAAATAAGCTAACAAGACTAAAGACAGTGGTGCAAAAAGGGCCATGATTGTTTGAGAGATTGATCTTTCTCACTCTCAagatctttatttgtttttgattcatCCTTCTTTCCTTTCCCCTAATTACCTTCCCCCcaacaaaaccaatatcaaaAGAAACCCTTTCTACATGTTGTTGGTGGGAGCTGACTCCTCTGGCGAATTGCTTGGAGATTCTCCTAGGGAACCATTCTCGCTTTCGTCTTGAGACACAACAGGGATCTTCACTGTTGAAGCTCTCTCCATTTCCTTCTCAAGCTCTTCTTCTGACCGCAAGCTGTTGAACTGTCCCTCCAGCGACTTAGCCGCAGCTAACCATGCAGTCACTATAACCAACAAGATCATTCCTAGATATGGCGTTGAATTCGCTAGTGATCCAAAGGATAAGATCATGAACTGCTGGATTAAAGCTCCTCCTGATTTTCCTAATGGGTTGCAGACCACGTCAATTGCAGCCTTCCCTTTAACCTGCACCACATCACAAATGGCTCAAACCCAAAGCTAAACGGCCACAACTTTCTTCAACATGGATTCTTTatataagagagaagaaaaagcaaacctTGGTGTCCTCATCCAACGGGATATAGGCCATCTCTTTGCAAGGATCAAACAAGCTGTACTTGGCACTCTTACTGAAGATATTCTGAAGGGCACCAACATACACAGCTGCGAGTAGTGGTGTCATACCAAGCTTGGCAACAAGTGGTGCGAATGGTCCCCCAAACAATATCAGAGAGAAGAACGCAACACCGGTCAATAGCAGAACAGTTGGGGTGATCTTTGCAGCTACTCCCCAACCATACTTATCAAATACGTATTGGCTGAGAAGCATCATTGTGAATGTTGCAATACCCGTGCAGGTTGAGAAGTCTCCCATAAATGCTGAGTACTCGTTCGGGCTAGGGAACTACAGAGCATAGGAATGAACTTAGAAATTGGAAACATCAAGAATGAAGAGACAGATGGATGAGGAGGAGCTTTATATACCTGAGCTTTAAGCTTTGATTTCCATGTGACTTCCACAAGGTTGATACTAATACCATATGCCACCACTAAAGTTGCAAGATCCCTAATGTATGGAGATGAGACCAAGAACTTCAAGCTTTCCATCGTTCCCATCTTTGGTTTGTCCTGTAAAAGATATGCAGAGAAAAGCAAATCAGAAGAGTCCTTATAAGTTgccaaaacagaacaaaagctTGTGCAGACGAccataccttcttcttcttgctacGGGTTGGAAGAGGAACGTATCTATTGACCCACCAATAGAGGAAACAGATGGCGAGTCCCATTCCAACCACAATGCTCATCATGGCTTTCAACGAAACAGCCCAGCCGTCAACTCCAGGACCAAGATTCTTTCTCAAGTTAGAGAAGTATTTCACGGTTCTTCCTGAGAAAATCAGCGCAACATTGGCTCCAAGTCCGAACAAAGGGTAAAACTTCTTGGCTTCATCCACTGTTGTGATCTGCAAAAAGAGTGAAGCAATGCTATGAGACTCACTCATCACCGATTGTAATCACATTTGCTGCATCATTACACATCAAACTCAGCAGCAATCAAGACTATTATCATCAAACCATAAACACATCAGACTATACTAAACAGAAgaagcacacaaaaaaaaccgCAAGAAGATCATAAATCACACTAGTCAGCACAAGTTCAATTCATGGACCAGTTTAATCACCTGATTAGCAAAGCCCCAAAAGAGAACTGAGATCACCACACTACCCCAAAGCTCAGCCATGacataaaacaaacagaaaCTCCAAATCCGCAAGATGGCAAGAGGACCCATGAATCGTGGGCCGAGAGTTGCAAGAAGCTTATCTGCGAGAGCTTCCGGGTGAATATAGTTGCTGAGAGGGTACATCACGAAACCAAAGGCCCCAAAGTAGACGATGAAAGGAATAATAACGGTGTAAAACAGAGCCTTCTTGGAGAGTACATTGGAGAGTTTGGTGTAGAGGAGCATAAACCCAATGGCCATAGGAAGATTCACCCACGTCTTCAAGAAAGGTATAATCTCAGCAGAACTCCCTTTCGCCGTCACCACCAAGACGTCCTTTGTGTCCCTTANNNNNNNNNNNNNNNTGCAGACGAccataccttcttcttcttgctacGGGTTGGAAGAGGAACGTATCTATTGACCCACCAATAGAGGAAACAGATGGCGAGTCCCATTCCAACCACAATGCTCATCATGGCTTTCAACGAAACAGCCCAGCCGTCAACTCCAGGACCAAGATTCTTTCTCAAGTTAGAGAAGTATTTCACGGTTCTTCCTGAGAAAATCAGCGCAACATTGGCTCCAAGTCCGAACAAAGGGTAAAACTTCTTGGCTTCATCCACTGTTGTGATCTGCAAAAAGAGTGAAGCAATGCTATGAGACTCACTCATCACCGATTGTAATCACATTTGCTGCATCATTACACATCAAACTCAGCAGCAATCAAGACTATTATCATCAAACCATAAACACATCAGACTATACTAAACAGAAgaagcacacaaaaaaaaccgCAAGAAGATCATAAATCACACTAGTCAGCACAAGTTCAATTCATGGACCAGTTTAATCACCTGATTAGCAAAGCCCCAAAAGAGAACTGAGATCACCACACTACCCCAAAGCTCAGCCATGacataaaacaaacagaaaCTCCAAATCCGCAAGATGGCAAGAGGACCCATGAATCGTGGGCCGAGAGTTGCAAGAAGCTTATCTGCGAGAGCTTCCGGGTGAATATAGTTGCTGAGAGGGTACATCACGAAACCAAAGGCCCCAAAGTAGACGATGAAAGGAATAATAACGGTGTAAAACAGAGCCTTCTTGGAGAGTACATTGGAGAGTTTGGTGTAGAGAAGCATAAACCCAATGGCCATAGGAAGATTCACCCACGTCTTCAAGAAAGGTATAATCTCAGCAGAACTCCCTTTCGCCGTCACCACCAAGACGTCCTTTGTGTCCCTTAGGATTGTGTAATTGAACAGAATACAAAAGAACATCAACCCTAAAGGTATAATCTTTTTCAAGGTTGTAACCTCCACACCGAAAATCTTCGGCGACGCTGCAACGGAATCGCCTTCTCCGGCGGCCGCGGCCTCCGCCTTGCATATGAACTCGGTGCTTCTCTCTTTGTGGGAAATCGAAATCCCGTGAAGGGTTGGCTCAAAGGTTTGAAATTTCTTGTGCCCTTGAAAGGATAGAGACAACCCAGGTAGGTTTCTTGGCTTAGCGGCGAAAAGTCTCTGCTTTAACCCATGGGAAGGCTGGAGAAGGCTTCTTCTCACTCCGATGGGTTTGGTGGGTAAGGAGAGAAGACCTCTGGTTTGTATCGCAGCCTccatttctctctatctcttcttacgctctgtttctctctccaGCAAATACAGAGAAAGACCGGAGagagatggaggaggaggaggaggatgagatagagagatgatgataaaaGGTGAGACTGGTTGGTTGGTTAGTGCAGTGAAAGGAATATAGTTTTGCCAATTGAATATTTAACAAATGTGGTAATGTATATATCTCTCTTTTAAAAGAAGGATCTTTTTTTTATCCCGTATAAATGTAATTGTGGTAACGCAGGCTGATCTTTCGCAATTATGTAAAAATCAAAGCTGTCTCGAGGAAGATAAATTTGCGGTGTTGAAGGTTGAACCATGTGAGCTTGTTCATATGGTGGCGAACATAGAAAAGTCACGAAGGTTTTGTCCCTCCTTTTCCTAAGGCAAATGGcctttttggtatataattacTTGTTCCTTGTGAGCTTTTGTTTGTAGTTGGTGGCTATAACTGCTAATGGCTATTACCTAAATTATATCACGTGTCATTTATAAATATTCATCTGTGGCTTCTCAAAATCTGATGGAGTTTAAAACAGTGTTACCCACAATATTTATGATCtctaattttacttttaatctGTTAACGTGTTTGGGTAATAATAATGCAAAAGAAAATACCTTtcagtaaaatatatatgtggtcaaaggtcaaaaaatatatatatgaggttTATGAATTTCCATAATTGGTGGAATAATGAATTAGTCATCTACACTCAATTGTTTTGATGTCAATTTTTCCCACTTTAAAAAACGTAAAAGAATTTGCATCCACCTCCAAGTTGACCGCTTATTTCTGACGCCGGCGGCCCAAAATTAGGACGTCAAAATAAGATGACCAAACTCTATAAATTTTGGTGAAATGTTTTGTCCTTTTCagcatttctttctttttcttgcacACCCAACTTTTGTATCGAATAATTCTATTCCAGGGACCaattagaaaaacatatatgCGATCCATTCGTTGATATAAGGTGCGAATTGAGAAGGTGGTTTCATATTTTCCAAGAGGCACATGTAGGTGTATGTCGTTGCttcaattatgaaaaataaaagtcttgtaataataagaaaaagaaggaataaGCCACCACCAACTCTATTCGAATGGTCCTCGGGCAGCTAGCATCATTAGCTTGTTTATTGGAGTTGAATAATACCcgtaaaaatatatgtaggtCCACCAAAAATAGTgcgaaaacaaaacacatgttTAAAATCATgttcaaataaattaatcatattgCATGCGATGTACATGTACTTATGTTcttatatacatacacacaaaaaaaatccatgttATCGTGAGTGTATTGAGTTAGTAATGTTTTACTATAAGACTTTCAGAAATTGCGTTTTCTGATACTCCTAATCCAATTATTGCGTAGATTCTCTCGGGATGGATCACAAGTGGCCAAAAGATACtagaataatttatttgatatatataaaaagaagaaaaacaactgTGCTGCTTGAGTAAAGATATGAAATCATGAATCGTACATCTACAAAGCAAATTGAGAGAGGATAACTGAGAGCCGTGGGATAAGAAAGCGATGGCTCGGATTGTTAGTGTTCCTAAGTTGCCAAAGGAAAATATCCAAAGGGAAAGGCATGCAATGGAATGGAGCTTGTTTGTTTAGGAAAAGAAGATCCTCtcccttcttttattttcttttttttttggtatgacaAACATTAACACTTGTAAAAGTGGGTCCAAATCATTTCACGAGAAGTAGTAGTTAGGTAACCTTTTTTTAACAAGGCCAACGCCAACGCCAACGGTACTGATATCTTCCACTTGTCTAAAAGTTAACGGTTCTAGAAGATATGTACTTAAGGAGGCACTTTAACCTAGACACAAACGCAAGAGTGCGACAACAATAACAATAGAATCGGTGTTTTATGGCGACACGTCACCAATTTTTCTTTACCTGCGGCTGTGACAGCTGCCCAAgatatttctctctttcttgtttttgttttctttcctaaaaccaaaatctttctGACGGCTCCGCCTTTGCCACGCCAATATTTTAGCACCTCCTTTTTATATGTACTATGTAGTAGTCATATAGTAAAGTTTCACTCTATCTTTATTAGTGCTGGGCACGGGAGGGGTACTCTTGAATTTTCTTCGATcctttactcgtcccgaccctaacgggtaacagaaaaaatttactCATACTCGACCCTTAAATAATAGGTACCCGGAGAAACGGGTACTcggtaaaaaatagttgaccctttactcgtcccgaccctTTATTATTATCCAAAAAACGAGTACccgataaaaaaatgttaataatcgcaataataattttatcttttgaaatccaaaaaatgaaaaattcataaatttatgcaatatatagttccaaaattataaaattacgaattttgaaaataaaagtaatatattaattcagttaggctaagttgaacttaggttttaactctaactctataaattaataataaataataataataataatacaaaatattaacggatatttacgggtcgggtagCAAAACGGGTAAAGGGACGAGTAACGGGAcgggtattgaaaactaaactaataccctatactcgtcccttactcacgggtaatataaatataataccctttactcgaccctaaagctgcgggtaccctTTTTTTGGGACGGGTACGAGCCGAGTAACGGGTCGAGTACGGGTAACGGGTATTAGTGCCCAGGCCTAATCTTTATAGGTtaggttgattttcatttaataatttaatttttttattttttatttttatttgtactttaaataatatttaagatttaattaacacaatacaataacacatattaaaataagattataacagaaataaaataatttatgcattaatcatatttcaccactcaattttattcaaacacaataaattataattgtaactcccataattttaaatataactttcatcaattcttatcatataaataagcattctctcattctcttccacaatacctcaaatcattttttttttgatttcttatttttgttgtatgggttacaaaaaaccaaatgaaatatcattgtaaaattttactGATTTTAGAGActgcatgatatatattttacattgttcttatttttaaagattcatcacCATTATCTAATTTAGATTATCATTTTATAAGTAATCACTCTCTcatctcccaccaatatcaaatgttgttatatctcatatgtgttgtaggagtttgattctatattttaatttataaagtattatatatatatattttttacattgtttttatttttaaagattcatctccatgaTCTAATTTGTATTATCAtctataagtaatcattctctcatcctctcccaacaatatcaaatgttgttatatctcatatatgttgtaagagtttgattatatatatttaacattgttttcaatttttattttatttatataaaaataaaatatttcttttgtatttcttgcctttctaatctattcatattaatttttaaaatttccatagttaaatttaacttcacatatgttggttttaacaaaaaaaaatcaaatttttttgagaattagatgttcctattccttttaacgatcaatgtgtaacatattgtacttttgaatcaaattatggattcaccaacactcacttttaaattaaataggttttaattttaggagttagaaaaatataaaagtttatttgtaactcccataataatatcataatagtGTTctcaataaatttaatttaatataatagaacatgTTAAAAGTATATTAGTATGCAATTAATTGCAGTTTTGTAACTCTCAAATATTTACTTTTGATACATTGATTTCtgtattatctattaaaagAAAGTCACATATCTCATTATAACTCTCATCGCCTCATATttcaaatcttatataattttattaattctacaatatcattatttttcatttcatttaaccaatgatatcttaacttaataaaagtttagtttatttgaatatgatatatatgtaatatatgatatatagtttaattttttttcctatatgaaacattatcatttcatataaatcaaagtccagacataattaaagactttaagataataacctaataaagtagttgttgtttttcttattttatttttatggaaaatatattagtcTAATAATCTATGATTAGACTcacttagttatatatgtatgagataTTGCAAACCTActgtttatttttatgaaattttcttaattgaaacattttaaatctctttaagcTATCaccataaatatataaaaaatatgcat from Camelina sativa cultivar DH55 chromosome 9, Cs, whole genome shotgun sequence encodes:
- the LOC104714348 gene encoding gibberellin 3-beta-dioxygenase 4; the protein is MPPIAKEICIGNLGNLQTLPDSFTWELTSADSVIPPSSAAVKESIPVIDLSDPDHVTTNLIGNACHTWGAFQIANHGISQKLLDEIESLSKTLFDMPSEKKLETASSEKGVSGYGEPRISSFFEKKMWSEGFTIADGSYRNHFITLWPHDHINNCRIIEEYKDEMEKLANRLMSSILGSLGVTVDDIEWGQKPGNSGSKVGRGAIRLNHYPVCPEPERAMGLAAHTDTTILTILHQSNTGGLQVFREESGWVNVEPSPGILVVNIGDLFHILSNGKIPSVVHRAKVNHTRSRISIAYLWCGPAGDDVEIKPIPKIIGPVGQSLYRSVTWKEYLQIKYKVFDKAFDAIRTR
- the LOC104714347 gene encoding probable 2-oxoglutarate-dependent dioxygenase AOP1, encoding MDSHEEQQCLPILDFSRDKLVPGTSHWITTRDKVRRAMEEQGWFVADFNGVTSDIREDLLTGMKEMYDLPYEIKIKNENHKVSHGYMSMVVENYRIHESLGIDYATEHQACKDFSKLLWPQGNDPFSETTHKYATALAELEQRVMRMLYESYGMDEKKHSASHSESTRYLLRMLSYRRQRNGEANTGFVSHTDKSFMSILHQNHVGGLQLKTMTDQWVRFKPSPTRFVVLSGMGLTAWSNDRIKACYHKVVMSADEIRYSLGFFSFHKGTIRTPEELVDDEHPLRYNPFEHDGLLRFYESYLNLKKSSEDLLQVYCGVNP
- the LOC104714349 gene encoding molybdate transporter 2-like — encoded protein: METTTTPLLPGGDRNRCGWLRRRLRLKNPLSSELSGAVGDLGTFIPIVLTLTLVSNLDLSATLIFTGFYNIATGLLFDIPMPVQPMKSIAAVAVSESPHLTPSQIAAAGASTAATLLLLGATGAMSFLYNLIPLPVVRGVQLSQGLQFAFTAIKYVRFNYDTATLKPSSSPRTWLGLDGLILALAALLFIILSTGSGSDRDAEEGGDLAAETSSNERSQSRRRRLRLLSSIPSALVVFIIGLVLCFIRDPSIFKDLKFGPSKFHILRITWDDWKIGFVRAAIPQIPLSVLNSVIAVCKLSSDLFDKELSATTVSVSVGVMNLIGCWFGAMPVCHGAGGLAGQYRFGARSGLSVVFLGIGKLIVGLVFGNSFVRILSQFPIGILGVLLLFAGIELAMASKDMNTKEESFIMLVCAAVSMTGSSAALGFGCGVVLYLLLKLRTLDSSSVTPFSRSTDGSQVDSEAAPRSV
- the LOC104714351 gene encoding ADP,ATP carrier protein 1, chloroplastic-like isoform X1, with product MEAAIQTRGLLSLPTKPIGVRRSLLQPSHGLKQRLFAAKPRNLPGLSLSFQGHKKFQTFEPTLHGISISHKERSTEFICKAEAAAAGEGDSVAASPKIFGVEVTTLKKIIPLGLMFFCILFNYTILRDTKDVLVVTAKGSSAEIIPFLKTWVNLPMAIGFMLLYTKLSNVLSKKALFYTVIIPFIVYFGAFGFVMYPLSNYIHPEALADKLLATLGPRFMGPLAILRIWSFCLFYVMAELWGSVVISVLFWGFANQITTVDEAKKFYPLFGLGANVALIFSGRTVKYFSNLRKNLGPGVDGWAVSLKAMMSIVVGMGLAICFLYWWVNRYVPLPTRSKKKKDKPKMGTMESLKFLVSSPYIRDLATLVVAYGISINLVEVTWKSKLKAQFPSPNEYSAFMGDFSTCTGIATFTMMLLSQYVFDKYGWGVAAKITPTVLLLTGVAFFSLILFGGPFAPLVAKLGMTPLLAAVYVGALQNIFSKSAKYSLFDPCKEMAYIPLDEDTKVKGKAAIDVVCNPLGKSGGALIQQFMILSFGSLANSTPYLGMILLVIVTAWLAAAKSLEGQFNSLRSEEELEKEMERASTVKIPVVSQDESENGSLGESPSNSPEESAPTNNM
- the LOC104714351 gene encoding ADP,ATP carrier protein 1, chloroplastic-like isoform X2, producing the protein MEAAIQTRGLLSLPTKPIGVRRSLLQPSHGLKQRLFAAKPRNLPGLSLSFQGHKKFQTFEPTLHGISISHKERSTEFICKAEAAAAGEGDSVAASPKIFGVEVTTLKKIIPLGLMFFCILFNYTILRDTKDVLVVTAKGSSAEIIPFLKTWVNLPMAIGFMLLYTKLSNVLSKKALFYTVIIPFIVYFGAFGFVMYPLSNYIHPEALADKLLATLGPRFMGPLAILRIWSFCLFYVMAELWGSVVISVLFWGFANQITTVDEAKKFYPLFGLGANVALIFSGRTVKYFSNLRKNLGPGVDGWAVSLKAMMSIVVGMGLAICFLYWWVNRYVPLPTRSKKKKDKPKMGTMESLKFLVSSPYIRDLATLVVAYGISINLVEVTWKSKLKAQFPSPNEYSAFMGDFSTCTGIATFTMMLLSQYVFDKYGWGVAAKITPTVLLLTGVAFFSLILFGGPFAPLVAKLGMTPLLAAVYVGALQNIFSKSAKYSLFDPCKEMAYIPLDEDTKVKGKAAIDVVCNPLGKSGGALIQQFMILSFGSLANSTPYLGMILLVIVTAWLAAAKSLEGQFNSLRSEEELEKEMERASTVKIPVVSQDESENGSLGESPSNSPEESAPTNNM
- the LOC104714351 gene encoding ADP,ATP carrier protein 1, chloroplastic-like isoform X3, with product MAIGFMLLYTKLSNVLSKKALFYTVIIPFIVYFGAFGFVMYPLSNYIHPEALADKLLATLGPRFMGPLAILRIWSFCLFYVMAELWGSVVISVLFWGFANQITTVDEAKKFYPLFGLGANVALIFSGRTVKYFSNLRKNLGPGVDGWAVSLKAMMSIVVGMGLAICFLYWWVNRYVPLPTRSKKKKDKPKMGTMESLKFLVSSPYIRDLATLVVAYGISINLVEVTWKSKLKAQFPSPNEYSAFMGDFSTCTGIATFTMMLLSQYVFDKYGWGVAAKITPTVLLLTGVAFFSLILFGGPFAPLVAKLGMTPLLAAVYVGALQNIFSKSAKYSLFDPCKEMAYIPLDEDTKVKGKAAIDVVCNPLGKSGGALIQQFMILSFGSLANSTPYLGMILLVIVTAWLAAAKSLEGQFNSLRSEEELEKEMERASTVKIPVVSQDESENGSLGESPSNSPEESAPTNNM